Proteins co-encoded in one Uloborus diversus isolate 005 chromosome 9, Udiv.v.3.1, whole genome shotgun sequence genomic window:
- the LOC129229963 gene encoding U24-ctenitoxin-Pn1a-like isoform X1, with protein MMASFKTRNWTRTCLFQLFQTGDSSNKDEAAANGCCNEFDACLIIVNRRSCNPAIMRSFCILVVTFCLAGIALALTECEEHRQREQQSNTKVKLVPECDENGDYKPLQCFQGSPFCMCWRKDGSHITEPSRKLKSCGCIVHRDEAVSRHLIGNYHPQCEEDGTYSRTQCHGSVGYCWCVDEHGNKVNKSLNDC; from the exons ATGATGGCCTCCTTCAAAACCAGAAACTGGACCCGCACCTGTCTGTTTCAGCTATTCCAGACTGGTGATTCCTCAAACAAAGATGAAGCTGCAGCCAATGGATGCTGTAACGAGTTTGATGCTTGCTT GATTATTGTTAACCGAAGGTCTTGTAACCCTGCAATTATGAGGAGCTTCTGTATTTTAGTCGTCACGTTCTGCTTGGCTGGAATCGCTCTGGCTTTGACAGAATGCGAAGAACACCGTCAGCGAGAACAGCAATCTAACACCAAAGTCAAGCTGGTGCCCGAATGTGATGAGAATGGAGACTACAAACCTTTGCAGTGTTTCCAGGGTTCCCCCTTCTGCATGTGCTGGAGGAAGGATGGAAGTCACATCACGGAGCCATCACGTAAACTCAAATCATGTGGATGCATCGTCCACCGTGACGAAGCAGTCTCCAGGC ATCTAATCGGCAACTACCATCCCCAATGTGAAGAAGATGGCACATACAGTCGCACGCAATGTCACGGTAGCGTTGGATACTGCTGGTGTGTGGATGAGCACGGAAACAAAGTAAACAAGAGTCTCAATGATTGTTGA
- the LOC129229963 gene encoding U24-ctenitoxin-Pn1a-like isoform X2, whose protein sequence is MRSFCILVVTFCLAGIALALTECEEHRQREQQSNTKVKLVPECDENGDYKPLQCFQGSPFCMCWRKDGSHITEPSRKLKSCGCIVHRDEAVSRHLIGNYHPQCEEDGTYSRTQCHGSVGYCWCVDEHGNKVNKSLNDC, encoded by the exons ATGAGGAGCTTCTGTATTTTAGTCGTCACGTTCTGCTTGGCTGGAATCGCTCTGGCTTTGACAGAATGCGAAGAACACCGTCAGCGAGAACAGCAATCTAACACCAAAGTCAAGCTGGTGCCCGAATGTGATGAGAATGGAGACTACAAACCTTTGCAGTGTTTCCAGGGTTCCCCCTTCTGCATGTGCTGGAGGAAGGATGGAAGTCACATCACGGAGCCATCACGTAAACTCAAATCATGTGGATGCATCGTCCACCGTGACGAAGCAGTCTCCAGGC ATCTAATCGGCAACTACCATCCCCAATGTGAAGAAGATGGCACATACAGTCGCACGCAATGTCACGGTAGCGTTGGATACTGCTGGTGTGTGGATGAGCACGGAAACAAAGTAAACAAGAGTCTCAATGATTGTTGA